DNA from Kryptolebias marmoratus isolate JLee-2015 linkage group LG15, ASM164957v2, whole genome shotgun sequence:
acaatAGATGTCAGACAGCGGCACACAGCACTATTATCAGGCTTTGTATGCATTCATTGTTGACAGATAATtcagtgaatttatttttaacaaactagTTGCTTAAAACTAAACAGTCAAATTTGCTCCTAATTTTTCCAAACAGAGGGAAGCTTGTGTGTTAGTACGGTACTTAAAGCAAGCCAAACCATACTCACTGCCGTCCTGAACAACCTGGCAGAGCAGCACACACATGGAGTGAACGATGCAGGCTGTGGAGGAGCTGTCAACGCCGCCACTCAGAGGCAACAGGAAACCAGCCTACGACGCGAGTCGGCACATTTTATAAAAGACCAATGGCGCGAATGTAATgttcatcaaaattaaaatcactTTTCTTCAAGTGTGCGCACCTGTCCACTTCTCCTGAGGTAGTCCCACAGCCAACACGCAGGCCCTAGGCTGGACAACACCTCAgtcaaaaatatgcaaatggtttcatttatctgtttgttaaaagaaaGTACCTGATCTCTTCCTCTGGTGTATGAAAATGCCACTGTATCGGTTGGTTGGTAGGAAGGTAGATATCATCACCACTGGATAAAGAAAAGTCCGTTTTGATCCTGTGACAAGGTTTGTGTTCACTTTgctacaaaagaaaagagacaaaatgacACTTGgtaaatgcaacatttaaagaaaacgtCTTAAAACCGAAGCATCGCGAGTCAAAACAAATATACATTCAAGCTACGTGTTACTCTCCGAAACATCTTGGGaagtttttaattcattactAGTCCCGAGCTGTCCCTGAAACCAAGACTGAATCATTTGGCCTAACTCTTATGTCTGAAGGAAACCAGCCACTGTCTATCACCAATACAATTCtaacagtgaagcatggtggtggcaacACCATGCGGTGGGGGTTGTTTTCAGCAGAAGAGACTGGGTGTAGGGAAGTAAAATACAGAGATATCCTCAATGAAAGCTGCTCCACAGGACTCAGGACCTCAGACTGGACTGAAAGTTCATCTTCCAACACGACAACAACCCGAGGCACTTCGTGAAGACAACACAGGAGTTGCTGCGTTCTTGCCAGAACCCTGACCCAAAGATCtctggagacccctgaaaatgGTTGTCCACCAATCCATTCAATCTGATGGAGCTAGCGAGGATTTGCAaaaagaaatggcaaaaaaatcCCCAGTCCAGGTGCAAAAAGCTTTCTGTATCAAACGCAAAAAGAATCAAAACTGTAATTCTTTCCAAAGTAAGTACTAATTAAAGAGTCTGAATACTgatgaaaatgtgatttattttcaattctttaaatctgaataaatttgCAAAACTACAAAAAGTGAAGTgggtctgaatactttctgaagtCACTATTTAACCTACAAATGTTTAACCTTTAGAGACGATGAGGACTGCAGCaattggcaaaataaaaaatacaaacaacctcatgcattttaaattttctaaaatattgATCTCTCACCATTTGAGGCTGGCATTGTTCTCCTCTGTAATTGCGAACGTCCTCGAGATCCAGAGTGGCTGTAATCACTtcctacaacacacacacacatcctcatCTGTTTCAAGGATTCAAAGGCATGTCTTGACCCGTGTCTGCCTGTTGTCGTACCTACCACATCAGTGAGAGAGAACTGAGCTCCCTGTGCTACGACGTCTCCGTTGATGGCCACCATGGCGCAGCCATCATAGTAGACACGGTCTCCATCACAGCCCCTCTGATTGGCATACAGATATATACCTCCACTCTGAAACACCAACAAGACGCTAAATGCAGCACTAAATCTGATAGTTTCATCATTTTCAGACTGCTAACTGTcagaaaatgtacaaacaaTATAAGCTGTTATGGTGGTTTCACTCTTTACTCTTGTGGTACAacactgccctctagtggtTCACATAATCAGTGTATGTGTTGAAACAAATGGTCATATTTAACTGCCTATTCTTCACTAAAACGAGACTTCATCATAttaaaacactgacttttaTGTTTCCATACATGAAAAGATGAGCTGCTTCATACCAGCTCTCAGTGAATGCATACCTTGGAGGTGGCAGACTTGATCAGGTTGACTCTTTGGTCAGCTTTGCGAAGCTCATGGTGGCTTGCAGACGAATTAGTGAAGATCTCAACCCCATCCAGCCCCATCTGAATGTGAGGGCTGAggacaacagaaacacacagtgaATTCAAGTCAAATCTCTTTACGGTAATATGACTCGCTCTACCTGTTGGGAGCCCAGAGCTCGGCGCAGATTTCAGTGCTGATACAAGTGTCCTTCGTTGACAGTGCGCAGTCACCAAACGGAACGGTCTCCtgaggacaagaaaaaaaaacccagatgttCTGCTGAACTGCTCTGAATGTCTAAAAGAATCTAAAAATCCTTcctccaaataaataaaacaaaaatgacttttttctaTCAATAATGATGGCACAAAGGCACAACATACCGAGCAGTAAATATGGATTCTATCTCGAGTACACCAGCAAATCCATTAAGCTTAGACAAAATTATGTTTCTTACCTGACCAGTTACTTCCTGGATCATTCTGGGTAGGAAATACTCCTCCACCTGCCTTGTATGTTTCCATATAATgtggagagacaaaaaaagaaagaaaataagataCATTAGATACACGTTGGGCTGCAGCGGGACAGGCTACATGAAGGCAAGGACGTctttataaaagcagaaaaaggacAGTACATTAGCTAAGGTTCTAAAATTGAGTTAGAAGCATGAGCATGTGATGGAGGAGAATCTATATTATgcaagaataataaataaaactagagaagtttctgcagaaactttaCATGGGCCTGCCACTTGGTGCATTTAGCCATCTTGTTGAAACTATCAACCACCACTTTTTGTTGCTGGCATATAAGTTTATCATAAGTCAGTGAACATCAAATCAACTGAATtatgtggcggccattttgatttgCAGATGCTCTGCGTGCCTCTGCTATGTTAACCGCTTGGTAACagcctcagccaatcagaagccagaTTTCTCCTGCTCGTTAGGGGTCAGAGAGACAGGTGGGGGAGATAATATCTTGTCAGGAAGAGGGTGAAACTGTAAGAAGTACACATCAAAAGAACAGTCGTGAAAAAACTATAAGGCGTATTGATAAGATTCTTGCACCGTGAGTGAAAGGAGAGGTTGGTTCTCATTAATgtaaaattttacatttctacAGTGCTTCATGTCAGAGATATGACGAGTTAAAAACACCTAGCACACAAAGATCAGAAAAACCGTGTGAGACAAAATTATAATAGAAAAGGACAGGAAGTCAAGTGGTGGCACTCTGCCTTCTGGGGCTACTTGAGAGAAAAGCATACACCCTACAGAGATGGTAGAAACATTacctgaaagaagacaaaaatgcctacggTTTGATGTACATACTTGTACTTGAGGTCATGTGACCTCCACTCTGTCAGTTGAGAGGAATTATGTCGCCATAGCAACTCAAAACGCCTCTAGAAGCACACATCTTGTGACCGAGCCAGTCGTTTTGATATCTAATTTGTGTGAGTGCGTTGTTCCGTTTGGGCAGCATTAAAGTTGACGGaagaacaaaaactataaatctagagcaggggtggccaatcttggtcctcgagggccaccatcctgcaggttttacttgtttgtctGCTCcgacacagctgatttgaatcaatgtgtgattaacaggcttctgcagaacatgaagaggtaatttaaccactgaatcaggtgtgttggagcagggaaacaaataaaacatgcaggatagtgaccctcgaggaccagggttggacacccccgATCTAGAGATACTTTTGGAAGTGGATAACAATAGGAATGTGCTGCTATGCATCCCTATGCAGGCactaaaaatacataaatacttAGGTAAGAGACAACCAGGTTGAATGTTTGTATTTCGTCCCCTTCATAGTCTGGTCTGTGGGAGTTTTCGTGCTCCTGAACTTCCTCCTAAAAGGCAGGTCAACAAAACTAAAGCGCTAACTGCACACTTCAGAAAAAAACCTGCTGAATAATCCCCCTCCACCCTGCACACCAGCGGCTCCTTTGTGGAGAGGGTCAGCAGAAAAGAATTACGGCGAGCCTCTCCTGGACTCTCAACGCcgagaagacaaaaatgaacaacGAGGCTCAGCTGAAGGTGTACTTGGTCAGGGAGGCTGGATCCTGTGGGGTTTCCTCCCTTTCTCTCCTCGCCACCTTTTACTGCGAGCATCCTGACCTGCCGACACTGACAGGAAGACTGAACTGTGAGCTGAGGATCATCAGAGTCTCCCGTCCGTCCCTAGAAACCATTTTGAGACAAAGACATCTCAAATCTTTTCAGAGACAGAAGTTGATTTCTGAACAAATAACCCGAGCAACAGCTTTACTCCGCAGGAGTATACATTTGAGAATCATTCAAAGCGGAGAGGTGATCTTTGCCGAGTGACTGACAAAATATGCAAACTTTAGTTGCTTCAGCAACTGAGTGTTAGGCTGAGAGATTGAAGGAAGTCCTTTTGTAAAAGTCTAATTAACTACCAAGTTCTTTTTCAAGGCCGTGTGAATATTTGCCTGCATCAAACTCAGCttgtctgtgtaaaaaaaaaaaaaaaacaaccaatatATACTTGGATATTAGATCCTTCCAGCTGAAATTCTTACTGTGGAGATGTCACCGATGCTAAATATGCTTGAACTCAAAGAATATAATGTTTGAACACATGAAATGGCATATCAGACAGCAAATGGCATGGCTCATGTCCTCtctgagaagcttttttttttttttttgacttttgaaaAGACATATTTGCTGGGAAGATCTGACTATAGGAAGGTCAGCTACTGAGTCAGCTTATTTAGGCCTTAACATTAGGATTTGGAGTGTTGTgtgaaagaacagaaacataatATTTTGATTGAAGACTTTTACCCTCCCAACTGTTCTGTAACGGGTTGTAGATCAGAAATGCTTGAATAGGTGCATAACAACAAATATAATGAAGTCAACatctattttacttttttaaaaaagtcaaccAAAAACCATAACTTATTTTTCAGGCTGTTAAAGCCATCTTTGATTAAGAATTGTAgttttcctggaaaaaaaaaagaaacaaacatctctaCGGTATGTCAAGGAATTCTGAAAGCTGACCAACCTTAACTTCCAGGGGGAGAACCAGCGCAACTCTCTGTACATGCCGTAGTTGGCCATCACCATCTTTGGTCGGATCAGTAAAATCTTTCTATAGGATGGAAGCAGAGACGCAGAACGACAAAGCAGATTTTAGGTAAGTTTCTGCTGAACATATGAACAGTTTGTCCAATCCAGAAGTATCAAAGATGAATTTATTCAATGGCTGGGCCTGACGCACCTGTTCAGGAACAGGACCCGACAGTTGTAGCGCACGTTGCGATGCATGACGGGCCTGGGGAGAACACGAAACACAAGACCCGGCTAGTAACGTGTAACGGGTACATCGCGGCTGCAGTTACTGGGTCAGCTCAGACCGTGCCGCTTACATGCCAACGTCACAGAGGATGTCCTGGGCGACAGGAGATTCCAGCAGGGTCTTTAAGGCCTGAAAGCTGTGGAGCAAGGTGTCCGACTCAAAGAAGTGGTCTGCGCAGCCATAACCGCTGTCAAACAAAGACCGGTGGAGAAGAAAGCTTAGAAGAGTGAGGTAAAACTGAAAGTTAATGAAAACTGAGCCACGAGGCAGCAACGCgtgttgttgtggtttgtcTCGTACTCACAGTCCATTTTCGGACTGAATGTTTTAGTGTgttattaattaaattattgttCCTGATCAAGTCTGGAAAATAAGGCAAATACAGCCTCAGATTACATATTACACTGTCGTTATGTGTTTAACCAAACCGAgccaaaaatacacaaaccatgtgagaaaaacaaattccaGCCAACAGTTTTGGCAGCTTTAGCTTTAAGAACTCATTTTGTGTCAGACCTTATCACTTTCTCAACGAAGGTCGAGAAAAACCTTGAGCCCATTCTCCTTTATAACGTTGCTTCCGGTTATTTGATTCTGCGCAGCTGTATTCAAGCCAAACCACGGTGTTTCAGTCAGACTGACgcctggactttgactgggtcAAAGAGCGCACAGAGTATTTTCTTTATCGGCCATTCTGTtgcagatttgctgctgtgtttgggttcGTCGCCCTGCTGCACGACTCCGTTCAGGCAAAGCTGCAGCAGACGGCCAGATGACATGGATTGTAGATTAATTTGGTGGTCGACTCAGTGACTGTAAGACGCCCAGGTCCTGTAGCTGCAatacaagcccaaatcatcagccctccaccaccgtgcttcacagttggtatgaggtgtttgcactgatatgttgtgtttgccttttttctattttctgtttaCTCATTTGGTATTTTTATTAACTTACAGGGATGTGGTCCAATATACACAACCATCTGACCCTTTCCAGATTGAcgggcagcagctgcttctctaacaTGTCTGTATTTCTTAGCATTGTTTTAATTCACACCTGAACGCATCAGAGCTGGAAATTGCCACAAAATTCTGCTTTCATAGAGGCGTTCACACTTGCCGATAATCAGCTAATCAATGCATTTGATTATTAACAAATATCTGTAGCCTACTCAGTTTATTCCCCGAGAAACAGCAAGGCTGGAGTGTGTTTGTCTCACATAGCTTCTGCATTCAGTCTTAGTTTTTAGGTAAAAACAGGAATGACAGTGTAATAtgtcatgatttttattttgtatttaacttttttgttttacttgaatAAGATGctgagaacaaacaaaataccaTATCTCCAACTCTGGACCCAGTCTGTATTTGGCTCCATTTGCTTTGGCAATCTCAATACCTGCAGggaaacacacagaaatcatTACTGCTTTgttatgtggaaaaaaataaataaaagtaggtGTTACAAGACTGGAGGGAAAGGTACCATTTGTGTCAGCAATGAATAAGGCCTGTAGAACAGATATAATAGTCATTTCAAAAGAAGATATGGAAGCAAAATTGTTACGAGCCGGCTCAGCCAGGGAATAGGGGAAGTAACATAAAACCAGAtggatttggtttaaaaaaggagaagtgatttatttcttttgtgccttaacaaaaaagaagaaaaggagggTGCAATAACGATAATTACTATTAATTGTCTAAAATGTCAACCTACAGATAAAGTTTAATAAGCATTTTACATAACCTTCACTTACACAGAAACAACTATAAGCACTTGGAGAGCGCAAATCTCCACCTAGGCCAgagagtcataaaaaaaaagaactgtagGAGCTGGATCGTGATCCTGAttaccaccaaaatgtaatctttttttttctttgtgacaacctcagCATTgcctgaaaatttaatcaaaatttgtTCATTGCTTGTTGAGTAATCGTATACACTATATTgcaaaaagtattcactcgtcTCCTTTCTGACACATGTGACCTTGACTTTCATCCTATTCTTAATTCAttgggtttaatatgatgttggttCACCCTTTGCAGCTCTGACAGCTTCAAATCTTctaggaaggctttccacaggtttaggagtgtttatgggaatttttgattattcttccagaagctcatttgtgaggtcagacactgatgttggacagaaggcctcgttcacagtttctgctttaattcaccccaaaggtgttctatcaggttgaggtcaggactctgtgcaggtcagtcaagttcttccacactaaactcactcatccatgtctttatggaccttgctttgtgcgctggtgctcagtcatgttggaacaggaagaggtcatccccaaactgttcccacaaagttgggagagtgaaattgtccaaaatgtcttggtatgatGAAACATTAAGAGTTCccttcactggaactaagcagcgaagcccaactcctgaaaaacaaccccacaccataatcctccctccaccaaacttacACTCGGCACattgcagtcagacaagaaccgttctcctggcaaccaccTGAATCAGACCCACCCATTGGACTGACAGAGAGAAGCATGATTCATTcactccagaggacacgtctccactgctctagagtccagtgttGGTGTGCTTTGCACCACCGCATCCAAcgctttgcacttggtgatggaaggcttggatacAGCTGCttggccatggaaacccattccatgaagctctctacctGCTGTTCCTGAgttaatctgaaggccacatgaagtttggaggtctgtagctgttg
Protein-coding regions in this window:
- the nadsyn1 gene encoding glutamine-dependent NAD(+) synthetase, yielding MGRKVTVATCSLNQWALDFEGNLERILKSIEIAKANGAKYRLGPELEICGYGCADHFFESDTLLHSFQALKTLLESPVAQDILCDVGMPVMHRNVRYNCRVLFLNRKILLIRPKMVMANYGMYRELRWFSPWKLRQVEEYFLPRMIQEVTGQETVPFGDCALSTKDTCISTEICAELWAPNSPHIQMGLDGVEIFTNSSASHHELRKADQRVNLIKSATSKSGGIYLYANQRGCDGDRVYYDGCAMVAINGDVVAQGAQFSLTDVEVITATLDLEDVRNYRGEQCQPQMQSEHKPCHRIKTDFSLSSGDDIYLPTNQPIQWHFHTPEEEISLGPACWLWDYLRRSGQAGFLLPLSGGVDSSSTACIVHSMCVLLCQVVQDGNSQVLEDVRRVVGDESYNPQHPKELCGRIFTTCYMGSENSSEDTCNRARDLAGQIGSTHMNINIDLAVKGILGIFSAVTGQWPKFRANGGSHRENLALQNVQARLRMVLAYLFAQLSLWARGKPGGLLVLGSANVDESLTGYFTKYDCSSADINPIGGISKTDLKSFLLYCAEQFQLTALRGILAAPPTAELEPLKDGQVSQTDEADMGMTYSELSVIGRLRKISKCGPFSMFSKLFHMWKDVFSPTEVAQKVKHFFRMYSMNRHKMTTVTPSYHAESYSPDDNRFDLRPFLYNTRWTWQFRCIDNKVSEVSTAAPKQ